One region of Victivallis lenta genomic DNA includes:
- a CDS encoding hydroxyacid dehydrogenase, whose translation MKPHAVFFCRNEESVKYVYTPEQIAEIGRLTDLRPGVFHEEALEKGELGDVELFFSTWGMPALTPEQLARLPKLKAVFYAAGATDGFARPLFARNIKVLSAWQANAIPVAEFCTAQIMLGLKGYFRNTRSIKCRDDWAKAHAMAGPGCYGETVALIGAGAIATLTKKMLEQNNVNVIIIPSRAERRTVSLEEAFSKAFVVSNHLPNRSDNIGVLNGKLFASMREGAVFINTGRGAQVNEAELIEVLEKRPDLTALLDVMHPEPPEDGSKLYTLPNVRLSTHIAGSINDEVHRMADYMIEELRRYLAGEPLVYEVSESMLLTS comes from the coding sequence ATGAAACCGCATGCCGTATTTTTTTGCCGGAACGAAGAAAGTGTCAAGTATGTCTATACGCCGGAACAAATTGCGGAGATCGGCCGTCTGACCGATCTCCGTCCCGGCGTCTTCCATGAAGAGGCGCTGGAGAAAGGGGAGCTCGGGGATGTCGAGCTCTTTTTCTCGACCTGGGGAATGCCCGCCCTCACGCCGGAGCAGCTGGCCCGTCTGCCGAAGCTGAAGGCCGTTTTTTATGCGGCCGGGGCGACCGACGGTTTCGCCCGTCCGCTTTTCGCACGCAACATCAAGGTATTGAGCGCCTGGCAGGCCAACGCGATTCCGGTCGCGGAGTTCTGCACGGCGCAGATCATGCTCGGACTCAAGGGATATTTCCGCAACACGCGCAGCATCAAATGCCGGGACGACTGGGCGAAGGCGCATGCGATGGCCGGCCCCGGCTGTTACGGGGAGACCGTCGCGCTGATCGGCGCCGGGGCGATCGCCACGCTGACGAAGAAGATGCTCGAACAGAACAACGTCAACGTCATCATCATCCCGTCCCGCGCCGAGCGGCGCACCGTTTCGCTCGAGGAGGCGTTTTCGAAGGCGTTCGTAGTCAGCAACCACCTGCCGAACCGCAGCGACAACATCGGCGTCCTGAACGGAAAGCTTTTTGCGTCGATGCGCGAGGGGGCCGTTTTCATCAATACCGGGCGCGGCGCGCAGGTCAACGAAGCGGAGCTGATCGAGGTGCTTGAGAAGCGGCCGGACCTGACGGCGCTGCTTGACGTCATGCACCCGGAACCCCCCGAGGACGGCTCGAAGCTTTATACGCTGCCGAACGTCAGGCTCTCGACCCATATCGCCGGTTCGATCAATGACGAGGTTCACCGCATGGCCGACTATATGATCGAAGAGCTCAGGCGCTATCTGGCCGGTGAACCGCTGGTTTACGAAGTCAGCGAGTCGATGCTGCTGACGAGCTAG
- a CDS encoding C39 family peptidase, with amino-acid sequence MKKFLVFLFAVFAMLAAYAAELDGLIDARAELWKMSGQTVMKNYPDLFVWMDQGRTRLRYNVRENRAPLTLFGRRVLEVIIDVKDEKICELNVSVYNRGDAGEIPKKTFDALLDAAENRLAGLAGRENVPQTQNVSVEGSRIRSKVWRTDAYDVVMRWSYTRSVPEFLAIDFFPAGGAPKSLREGLKTTVATSELDKRLINDEDGSRYMTVPMVDQGAKGYCVAATVERILRYYGSNIDQHMIAKLAESDAQRGTNINKIVEVLEGNQVKLGIRYRKLYQYSDLDTYSDFKGMINSYNTIARRMKLKKIDFNDYVYIVDRTKYLSYGALMKSLDFKVFRELRKKDKGDNRDFLEAVKENIDEGIPLCWSTFIFPGVGGSGGSEFGMHMRIITGYNTKTGEIIYSDSWGAEHEKKVMKPEDAWGITVNLIALEPRRRNAK; translated from the coding sequence ATGAAGAAATTTCTGGTTTTTCTGTTTGCCGTTTTTGCGATGCTGGCCGCATATGCGGCCGAGCTGGACGGGCTGATCGATGCGCGCGCCGAGCTCTGGAAGATGTCCGGCCAGACCGTGATGAAGAATTATCCGGATTTGTTCGTCTGGATGGATCAGGGCAGGACGCGTCTGCGTTATAACGTGAGGGAAAATCGGGCGCCGCTGACGCTGTTCGGGCGACGTGTGCTGGAAGTCATTATCGACGTGAAGGATGAGAAGATCTGCGAACTGAACGTCTCCGTCTACAATCGGGGAGATGCCGGGGAGATTCCGAAGAAAACGTTCGATGCGCTGCTGGACGCTGCCGAAAATCGGCTGGCCGGTCTCGCCGGCCGGGAAAATGTTCCTCAGACGCAGAACGTTTCGGTCGAAGGCTCGCGGATTCGTTCCAAGGTGTGGCGCACGGATGCGTATGATGTGGTCATGCGCTGGAGTTATACCCGGAGCGTACCGGAGTTTCTGGCCATCGACTTCTTTCCGGCCGGCGGCGCGCCGAAATCGCTCCGTGAGGGGCTGAAGACCACGGTCGCAACTTCGGAGCTCGACAAGAGACTGATCAACGATGAGGACGGTTCGCGCTACATGACCGTTCCGATGGTGGACCAGGGGGCGAAGGGGTATTGCGTCGCGGCGACGGTCGAACGGATTCTGCGCTATTACGGTTCGAACATCGACCAGCACATGATCGCCAAGCTGGCCGAATCCGACGCGCAGCGCGGCACGAACATCAACAAGATCGTCGAGGTGCTCGAGGGCAACCAGGTCAAGCTCGGAATCCGTTACAGGAAACTCTATCAGTACAGCGATCTCGACACCTACAGCGATTTCAAGGGCATGATCAACAGCTACAATACGATCGCCCGCCGGATGAAGCTTAAGAAGATCGATTTCAACGACTATGTCTATATCGTCGACCGGACGAAATACCTGTCTTACGGCGCTTTGATGAAGTCGCTCGATTTCAAGGTGTTCCGGGAGCTCCGCAAAAAAGACAAAGGCGACAACAGGGATTTCCTCGAGGCGGTGAAGGAGAACATCGACGAGGGGATTCCGCTCTGCTGGTCGACCTTCATCTTTCCGGGCGTCGGCGGCAGCGGCGGTTCGGAGTTCGGCATGCATATGCGGATCATCACCGGCTACAACACGAAAACCGGGGAGATCATCTACTCCGACAGCTGGGGCGCCGAGCATGAGAAGAAGGTCATGAAGCCCGAAGACGCCTGGGGCATCACAGTCAACCTGATCGCACTTGAGCCGCGCCGCCGGAACGCGAAATAG
- a CDS encoding inositol monophosphatase family protein — protein MLDFIKAVAREAGRTAMQYFDGVRPNDVHAKASPKDMVSAADVAVEELIVSRIRERFPGHGVFGEESGRSGMHAEHTWVIDPIDGTQSFIKHHPYFSISIAYCEGGRTTAGVVYAPALGLLFAAERGGGARLNDEPIHTARCSALDEAACVTGFGCVRLGRRVNNIEYFARIVPHLRDIKRCGSAALDLAMTGAGVYDAYWEMALQPYDVAAGALIAEEAGALVRDLHGGFRYPEEGVIAANPALLAKLLPFFHDLPENPC, from the coding sequence ATGCTTGATTTTATCAAGGCGGTTGCGCGTGAGGCGGGCCGCACGGCGATGCAGTACTTCGACGGCGTCCGTCCGAACGACGTTCACGCCAAGGCGTCGCCGAAGGATATGGTTTCGGCGGCGGATGTCGCGGTCGAAGAACTGATCGTCAGCCGTATCCGGGAACGGTTTCCGGGGCACGGCGTTTTCGGCGAGGAGTCCGGCCGAAGCGGAATGCATGCGGAACACACCTGGGTGATCGACCCGATCGACGGTACGCAGTCCTTCATCAAACATCATCCGTATTTCTCGATTTCGATCGCGTATTGCGAAGGCGGCCGCACGACGGCGGGCGTGGTTTACGCTCCGGCGCTCGGGTTGTTGTTTGCGGCGGAGCGCGGCGGCGGAGCGCGGCTGAATGACGAGCCGATCCATACCGCACGCTGTTCGGCGCTCGATGAGGCGGCCTGCGTGACCGGCTTCGGCTGCGTCCGGCTCGGACGCAGGGTGAACAACATCGAATATTTCGCCCGGATCGTTCCGCATCTGCGCGACATCAAGCGCTGCGGTTCGGCCGCGCTCGATCTGGCCATGACCGGCGCGGGCGTCTATGACGCCTATTGGGAAATGGCGCTTCAGCCCTACGATGTGGCGGCGGGCGCGCTGATCGCCGAAGAAGCGGGCGCGCTGGTCCGCGACCTGCACGGCGGTTTCCGCTACCCGGAGGAGGGAGTGATCGCGGCCAATCCGGCGCTGCTGGCGAAACTCCTGCCGTTTTTTCACGACCTGCCGGAGAACCCATGCTGA
- a CDS encoding DUF790 family protein produces the protein MLTRELLRFQRRSGFRPAFVDPAEPKLVEFASELLAAYEGAVGSRMRRAEQEELVDVLLKGARDPKLAAGLNKLILDRCSFDPVRSVDYPAERRRLFEAAAAALPGAGGSIEAYREALLAREGAGEFMASDIYGDLPDNERLTGWRPLYPAELLHRYNIALVQGLLVYADDLEVTAADSNPAELRRLFKYLRFFRLLAEIRRLKPKGKGKVAVGMKISGPFSIFANTRKYALQLAAFFPALVNLESWSLSAEIRLDGRAGALKLDQGCGLVSHYRNFSSYVPEEIRMFHKLFREQVSDWKIVGESPFLDGGGQEIVFPDLSFRREADGRTIHLELFHRWHRGQLDRRLALLEQKPDMQLLVGVDRALADDAAWKVLETDHPALAGRLFRFRDFPGVDRVRRVLDAFAETNSGEKKRCRKSMRT, from the coding sequence ATGCTGACGCGCGAGCTTCTGCGGTTTCAGCGGCGGAGCGGTTTCCGCCCCGCCTTCGTCGATCCGGCCGAGCCGAAGCTCGTCGAGTTCGCCTCCGAGCTTCTGGCCGCCTACGAGGGCGCGGTCGGGTCGCGGATGCGCCGGGCCGAGCAGGAAGAGCTGGTCGATGTTCTGCTGAAGGGCGCGCGCGACCCGAAACTGGCAGCCGGACTCAACAAGCTGATTCTCGACCGCTGTTCGTTCGACCCTGTGCGTTCCGTCGATTATCCGGCTGAGCGCCGGAGACTGTTCGAAGCGGCCGCCGCGGCGCTTCCGGGCGCCGGCGGCAGCATCGAAGCCTACCGCGAAGCGCTGCTGGCCCGGGAAGGGGCCGGAGAGTTCATGGCCTCCGACATCTACGGGGATTTGCCGGACAACGAGCGGCTGACCGGCTGGCGGCCGCTCTATCCGGCCGAACTTCTGCACCGCTACAATATCGCCCTGGTGCAGGGGCTGCTTGTCTATGCGGACGATCTCGAGGTGACGGCGGCGGATTCGAATCCGGCCGAACTGCGGCGGCTCTTCAAATATCTGCGCTTTTTCCGGCTGCTGGCCGAGATCCGCCGTCTGAAGCCGAAAGGGAAGGGGAAGGTTGCGGTCGGCATGAAGATATCGGGGCCGTTTTCGATCTTTGCGAACACCCGCAAATATGCGCTTCAGCTCGCCGCGTTTTTTCCGGCCCTGGTCAATCTGGAGAGCTGGAGCCTTTCGGCGGAGATCAGGCTCGACGGGCGCGCCGGGGCGCTGAAGCTCGACCAGGGCTGCGGCCTCGTTTCGCACTACCGGAACTTCTCAAGCTATGTGCCGGAGGAGATCCGGATGTTTCACAAGCTCTTCAGAGAGCAGGTGTCCGACTGGAAGATCGTCGGCGAATCGCCGTTCCTCGACGGCGGCGGGCAGGAGATCGTCTTTCCGGATCTGTCGTTCCGGCGCGAGGCCGACGGGCGCACGATTCACCTGGAGCTGTTCCACCGCTGGCACCGCGGCCAGCTCGACCGGCGGCTTGCGCTTCTGGAGCAGAAGCCCGACATGCAGCTGCTGGTCGGCGTCGACCGCGCTCTGGCCGACGATGCGGCGTGGAAGGTTCTGGAAACGGACCATCCGGCACTGGCCGGACGGCTGTTCCGCTTCCGGGACTTTCCCGGCGTCGACCGGGTCCGGCGCGTGCTCGACGCGTTTGCAGAAACCAATTCCGGGGAGAAAAAGAGATGCAGAAAAAGTATGCGAACCTGA
- a CDS encoding glycerophosphodiester phosphodiesterase, which yields MQKKYANLTELHKDRDHVILTAHRGASADCPDNTLPAFERAVAAGCDLIEFDLRASSEGIPIVLHDATLDRTTNGKGEPEKLTLAEIKRLNASYAVGAERFDEPRMEGVTVPTFEEVLAAFSRRTLMNIQIYAKSDDVLREICRLYRAYGMYDRGYLSINNREQFDRVRELDAGIEICFLPGWENRSTPEALRLCRELGCRFVQPVRETVTAGTVALCRELGLRENLFFCDDPAEAVRLAREGVRGFLTNRITAMAPIRY from the coding sequence ATGCAGAAAAAGTATGCGAACCTGACGGAACTCCACAAGGATCGGGATCATGTGATCCTGACCGCGCACCGCGGCGCTTCGGCCGATTGCCCGGATAACACGCTGCCGGCCTTCGAACGGGCGGTTGCGGCCGGGTGCGACCTCATCGAATTCGACCTGCGCGCGAGCAGCGAGGGGATTCCGATCGTTCTGCACGATGCGACGCTCGACCGCACTACGAACGGGAAGGGCGAACCAGAGAAGCTGACGCTGGCCGAAATCAAGCGCCTCAATGCTTCTTATGCGGTCGGGGCGGAGCGCTTCGACGAGCCGCGGATGGAAGGCGTAACCGTTCCGACTTTCGAGGAGGTGCTGGCGGCATTTTCACGCCGGACGCTGATGAATATCCAGATCTATGCGAAATCCGACGATGTCCTGCGCGAGATCTGCCGGCTCTATCGCGCTTACGGGATGTACGACCGCGGCTATCTGTCAATCAACAACCGCGAGCAGTTCGACCGGGTGCGCGAACTCGATGCCGGAATCGAAATCTGTTTCCTGCCGGGCTGGGAGAACCGTTCGACCCCCGAGGCGCTGCGGCTCTGCCGCGAACTCGGCTGCCGCTTCGTGCAGCCGGTCAGGGAGACGGTGACCGCCGGAACGGTCGCGCTCTGCCGCGAGCTCGGACTGCGTGAGAACCTGTTTTTCTGCGACGATCCGGCCGAAGCGGTCCGGCTCGCCCGGGAAGGCGTGCGCGGATTTCTGACCAACCGGATCACGGCGATGGCGCCGATTCGATATTAA
- the serC gene encoding 3-phosphoserine/phosphohydroxythreonine transaminase, protein MKIYNFAAGPAMLPKAVMEKAQAEFTNYQNSGSGLMELSHRGKLFEPVLARAEANVRELLNVSDDYAVLFIQGGASMQFAMLAMNFLNGGVADYVDTGVWSSKALKEAKMFGSVNVVASSKETKYDHIPAESEWKRTADAAYLHITSNNTIAGTRFTKLPKPTPGVPMLSDMSSDIMSRPFDINDFGMVYAGAQKNLGPSGMALVILRKDLAARTDDSKVPTMLRYSTYIENDSMFNTPPTFAIYMLALVTDWVREQGGLAAMEKINEEKAAYLYDFLDNSSFYKSPVAKADRSIMNVVFRTPSEELDAAFVKEAKENGLTELKGHRLVGGCRASIYNAMPIEGVKALVEFMKKFELANK, encoded by the coding sequence ATGAAGATCTATAACTTTGCGGCCGGTCCGGCGATGCTGCCGAAGGCGGTCATGGAAAAGGCCCAGGCCGAATTCACCAACTATCAGAACAGCGGCAGCGGACTTATGGAACTCTCCCACCGCGGCAAGCTTTTCGAGCCGGTTCTGGCCCGTGCCGAGGCGAATGTCCGCGAACTTCTGAACGTCTCCGACGATTATGCTGTGCTGTTCATTCAGGGCGGCGCGAGCATGCAGTTCGCGATGCTGGCGATGAACTTCCTGAACGGCGGCGTCGCCGATTACGTCGACACCGGCGTCTGGAGCTCGAAGGCGCTGAAGGAAGCGAAGATGTTCGGTTCGGTCAACGTCGTCGCGTCGAGCAAGGAGACGAAGTACGATCATATTCCGGCCGAGTCCGAGTGGAAGCGCACGGCCGACGCGGCTTATCTGCACATCACGAGCAACAATACGATCGCCGGCACCCGCTTCACGAAGCTGCCGAAGCCGACGCCGGGTGTGCCGATGCTTTCGGACATGTCGAGCGACATCATGTCCCGTCCGTTCGATATCAATGACTTCGGCATGGTTTACGCCGGCGCCCAGAAGAACCTCGGGCCCTCCGGCATGGCGCTGGTGATTCTCCGCAAGGATCTTGCGGCCCGCACCGACGACAGCAAGGTTCCGACCATGCTGCGTTACAGCACCTACATCGAGAACGATTCGATGTTCAATACGCCGCCGACCTTCGCAATCTACATGCTCGCGCTGGTGACTGACTGGGTCAGGGAGCAGGGCGGCCTCGCGGCGATGGAGAAGATCAACGAGGAGAAGGCGGCCTATCTGTACGATTTCCTCGACAACTCCTCCTTCTACAAGAGCCCGGTGGCGAAGGCGGATCGTTCGATCATGAACGTCGTTTTCCGCACGCCGAGCGAAGAGCTCGACGCCGCTTTCGTGAAGGAAGCGAAGGAGAACGGTCTGACCGAGCTGAAAGGCCACCGTCTCGTCGGCGGCTGCCGCGCGAGCATCTACAATGCGATGCCGATCGAAGGCGTCAAGGCGCTGGTCGAATTCATGAAGAAGTTCGAGCTGGCCAACAAGTAA
- a CDS encoding nitroreductase family protein produces MELYEAIQKRRTVRDFSTKRVPDDVLNRILEAGVKAPSHDHARDWHFVVLRDPKRIAEVLKHVNSGAEVQTDIINHWETATECQKSMYYDALPKQVKMLSQSRCLILPLFRGGTDLMAPRDISSLNSFASIWCLIQNILLAATAEGLSCALRIPIMNEEAYVLKTIHAPEGYRMPCYLAAGYSAPDARIIQQQDIPFSARLHAETW; encoded by the coding sequence GTGGAACTCTATGAAGCCATTCAGAAACGCCGTACCGTTCGCGACTTCTCGACCAAACGCGTACCGGATGATGTACTGAACCGCATTCTGGAAGCCGGAGTGAAAGCTCCATCGCATGATCATGCGCGCGACTGGCACTTCGTTGTCCTCCGCGACCCGAAGCGCATCGCCGAAGTGCTGAAACACGTCAACAGCGGCGCGGAAGTCCAGACAGACATCATCAATCACTGGGAGACGGCGACGGAATGCCAGAAGTCCATGTATTACGATGCACTTCCGAAGCAGGTGAAGATGCTTTCGCAAAGCCGGTGCCTGATTCTGCCGCTCTTTCGGGGCGGAACCGATCTGATGGCGCCGCGAGACATCAGTTCCCTGAATTCATTCGCATCGATCTGGTGCCTGATTCAGAATATCCTGCTGGCCGCGACCGCCGAAGGCCTGAGCTGTGCATTGCGCATTCCGATCATGAATGAGGAGGCTTACGTCTTGAAAACGATCCATGCGCCGGAGGGCTACCGGATGCCGTGCTACCTTGCCGCAGGGTACTCGGCCCCGGACGCCAGAATCATTCAACAGCAGGATATTCCATTCTCTGCCCGGCTTCATGCCGAAACCTGGTGA
- a CDS encoding VOC family protein produces MKLGAIVMDCGNAEALADFYAEFLGWDKSVQETAEDRWVIVNDPAMKNTPLVFQEVSGYQSPVWPAETGRQQQMTHLDFYVGSPEELEEKSRLAERCGAKLAPVQFSGDWRVFLDPAGHPFCLIPIPAEMMKL; encoded by the coding sequence ATGAAACTGGGAGCGATCGTGATGGACTGCGGGAATGCCGAGGCGCTGGCCGATTTTTATGCGGAATTTCTCGGATGGGATAAGAGTGTTCAGGAGACCGCCGAAGACCGCTGGGTGATCGTCAATGATCCGGCCATGAAGAATACGCCGCTGGTGTTTCAGGAGGTTTCCGGATATCAATCTCCGGTATGGCCGGCGGAGACCGGACGACAGCAGCAGATGACCCATCTGGATTTTTATGTGGGCTCGCCGGAGGAATTGGAGGAAAAAAGCCGTCTCGCCGAGCGTTGCGGTGCGAAGTTGGCTCCGGTGCAATTTTCCGGGGACTGGCGGGTGTTCCTCGATCCGGCCGGTCATCCATTCTGCCTGATTCCGATTCCGGCGGAAATGATGAAACTGTGA
- a CDS encoding alpha/beta hydrolase yields the protein MNNAITPRKLELTQEWDKTFPKSDRVNHRKVTFVNRYGITLAADLYEPKNADGKFAAVAVSGPFGAVKEQCSGLYAQTLAERGFLTIAFDPSFTGESGGIPRRMASPDINTEDFQAAVDFLSTRPNVDPERIGILGICGWGGLALNAAALDTRIKAVVASTMYDMSRVSANGYFDAADNEKSRHEMRRKLNAQRTKEYAQGFYEQGGGVVEPLPADAPEFVKDYYDYYKTPRGYHERSGNSNDGWTVTGTMSFLNQPILAYSREIRAAVLLIHGEKAHSRYFSEDAYRDMSSYTDYRDNKELLIVPGASHTDLYDGGGRNAIPFDRLERFFGEHLKK from the coding sequence ATGAACAATGCCATTACTCCCCGAAAACTCGAACTCACGCAGGAGTGGGACAAAACCTTTCCGAAAAGCGATCGGGTGAACCATCGCAAGGTCACGTTCGTCAACCGTTACGGCATCACGCTGGCGGCGGATCTGTATGAGCCGAAAAACGCGGACGGCAAATTCGCCGCCGTCGCCGTGAGCGGTCCGTTCGGAGCGGTCAAGGAACAGTGCAGCGGACTCTATGCCCAGACTCTGGCGGAACGCGGTTTCCTTACGATCGCCTTCGATCCGTCGTTCACGGGCGAGAGCGGCGGCATCCCGCGCCGGATGGCTTCGCCGGATATCAATACCGAGGATTTTCAGGCTGCGGTTGATTTTCTCTCCACCCGGCCGAACGTCGATCCCGAACGGATCGGCATTCTCGGCATCTGCGGCTGGGGCGGTCTCGCGTTGAATGCGGCGGCGCTGGATACACGGATCAAGGCCGTGGTCGCCTCCACGATGTACGACATGAGCCGTGTGAGCGCAAACGGGTATTTCGACGCCGCCGATAACGAAAAATCCCGCCATGAAATGCGGCGGAAACTGAATGCGCAGCGCACAAAGGAATATGCGCAGGGATTTTACGAACAGGGCGGCGGAGTGGTCGAACCGCTCCCCGCGGATGCGCCGGAATTCGTGAAGGATTATTACGACTATTACAAGACGCCGCGCGGTTACCACGAGCGGTCGGGAAATTCCAATGACGGCTGGACGGTGACGGGCACGATGTCGTTCCTGAATCAGCCGATTCTCGCGTACTCCAGGGAGATCCGGGCGGCGGTGCTGCTGATTCACGGCGAGAAGGCGCATTCGCGCTATTTCAGCGAGGACGCCTACCGGGACATGTCCTCCTACACGGACTATCGCGACAACAAGGAGCTGCTGATCGTCCCCGGAGCGTCCCATACCGATCTTTATGACGGCGGCGGCAGAAACGCGATTCCGTTCGACAGGCTCGAACGGTTTTTCGGCGAGCACCTGAAAAAGTAA
- a CDS encoding sigma-54-dependent transcriptional regulator codes for MKLYTEAEAPLLRAIGKLNYTNPFTPERLELEEIILGRPPAPERRVWNMHDGLRGTREDVAELGRLVEHWALELRRRADAPGVELDARARDIAEPVVIYHLFEKYRAEMTGQMLRNPEETRFDCYEKFAADFDHFLSRPGRRLRCSYDPERTFAIYFQIHRAFHHIFDFIIGGTLEAGKLRAGIWQSLFTVDIYRYHRALYDRMQEINTLITGESGTGKELVARAIALSQYIPFDAKSRKFRTAYPDCFRPVHLSALPQTMLESELFGHRKGAYTGALADRIGYLEACDPSDAVLLDEIGEINAEVQVKLLRVLQTRRFQRLGDNAEREFAGKIIAATNRDLAGACREGVFRHDLYYRLCSDVIRTVPLRDLTGGEPGELEKFVDITAARLLGEEEAKRFVPEAMEWIVRNLGSAYPWPGNVRELEQCVRNLVIRGCYTPGDAQQSGGTELENALGRCGLTAEELMRLYVKVAVRRSGSRLKAAGQLGLDRRTVARYLAGETPRS; via the coding sequence ATGAAACTGTACACCGAAGCCGAAGCGCCGCTGCTGCGGGCGATCGGGAAGCTCAATTATACGAATCCGTTCACCCCGGAACGACTCGAGCTCGAGGAGATCATCCTCGGCCGTCCCCCTGCCCCGGAACGCCGGGTCTGGAACATGCACGACGGATTGCGCGGCACCCGCGAAGACGTCGCCGAGCTCGGCCGGCTCGTCGAACACTGGGCGCTTGAGCTGCGCCGGCGCGCCGATGCGCCCGGTGTCGAACTCGACGCCCGCGCCCGGGACATCGCCGAACCGGTGGTCATCTACCACCTGTTCGAAAAATACCGCGCGGAGATGACCGGGCAGATGCTGCGGAATCCGGAGGAGACCCGTTTCGACTGCTACGAAAAGTTCGCTGCCGACTTCGACCATTTCCTCTCCCGGCCCGGCCGGAGACTCCGGTGCAGCTACGACCCGGAGCGGACATTTGCGATCTACTTCCAGATCCACCGCGCCTTCCACCACATCTTCGATTTCATCATCGGCGGCACGCTCGAAGCCGGCAAGCTGCGCGCCGGAATCTGGCAGTCGCTCTTCACAGTGGATATCTACCGCTACCACCGCGCGCTCTACGACCGCATGCAGGAGATCAACACGCTGATCACCGGCGAATCCGGCACCGGCAAGGAGCTGGTCGCCCGGGCGATCGCGCTTTCGCAGTATATTCCGTTCGATGCGAAAAGCCGGAAATTCCGTACCGCCTACCCGGACTGCTTCCGGCCGGTCCACCTTTCCGCCCTGCCGCAGACCATGCTGGAGTCGGAACTCTTCGGCCATCGCAAAGGAGCCTACACCGGAGCGCTGGCGGACCGGATCGGCTACCTCGAAGCGTGCGATCCCTCCGACGCGGTCCTGCTCGATGAAATCGGCGAAATCAACGCCGAAGTGCAGGTCAAGCTGCTGCGCGTGCTCCAGACCCGCCGTTTCCAGCGGCTCGGAGACAATGCCGAGCGCGAATTCGCCGGCAAAATCATCGCCGCGACCAACCGCGACCTCGCCGGGGCGTGCCGCGAGGGCGTGTTCCGTCACGACCTTTATTACCGGCTGTGCAGCGACGTGATCCGCACGGTTCCGTTGCGCGACCTGACCGGCGGGGAACCGGGCGAACTCGAAAAATTCGTCGACATCACCGCGGCACGGCTGCTCGGCGAGGAGGAAGCGAAACGCTTCGTGCCTGAAGCGATGGAGTGGATCGTCCGCAATCTCGGCAGCGCTTACCCGTGGCCCGGCAATGTACGCGAACTCGAGCAGTGCGTCCGCAATCTCGTAATCCGGGGCTGCTACACGCCGGGAGATGCACAGCAGAGCGGCGGCACCGAGCTGGAAAACGCTCTCGGACGCTGCGGCCTGACGGCCGAGGAGCTCATGCGCCTCTATGTGAAAGTCGCGGTCCGCCGCTCCGGCAGCCGTCTCAAAGCCGCCGGGCAGCTCGGGCTCGACCGCCGCACCGTCGCGCGTTACCTGGCCGGGGAAACTCCCCGGTCTTAG